From Candidatus Dadabacteria bacterium:
GAGACTATCGGATAGTTAGGGAAATAGTGCTGGGCCTCGCGCATCTGCCTCGCGGAAAAATTGCTCACCCCGACGTAGCTCACGCATCCGCGGTCAACCAGCTTCTCAAGCGCTCTCATTGTCCCTTCTATCGGATAGAGGGGATTCGGCCAGTGTATCTGGTAAAGATCTATGCAGTCCGTGCCAAGCTTCTCGAGACTCGCCTCGCAGGATCTAAGTACGCTGTCGTGAGCAAGATTCCTTCCCGAAACCTTTGTCGCTATGATGACCTCGTCCCTGAAGGGACGCACGGCCTCTCCGACTATATCTTCCGTGTAGTACCCCTCGGCGGTGTCTATAAGCGAAGCCCCTAGCTTGATGCCCGCCCTCAGAGGTTCCACTCCCCCCTTGTAGTTCCACGTGCCGAGTCCGATCTCGGGAACGAGAACTTCCGTGTTTCCAAGCTTCTTAAAATTCATCCTGCGCAGTTCTTACACTTTGTGCCGCTAAGTCGCTCGTCCGAGTGGATGAGTTTGCAGACGGCCGGTGCGAAAAGTCCCGCAATCCCCTTATCTCGAAATTCTTTTTCCGTAACCGTCCAGATGAAAGACCTCGTCCGGACTTTTCCTCAACTTCCCGGTAGCGACCCGCCTTTTGTCGAAGTAACCGAACGGAAGCACGGTAAGAACATCGAGCTCTTCCGGCACTCCAAGATACCTTTTAAGCTCTTCCTTCTCTATTCTTCCTATCCAGCAGGACCCGAGTCCGTGGCTCCACGCCACTAAAACCATGTTCTGCGCGGCCCTAGTGCCGTCGATCTGGTGCCACTTGCTTTGCGGATCCACCAAAAGCACCACCGCGAAAGCCACCTGCACAATGAAGCTGCCGCTTGTGCAGTACTTTCCCATTTCCCGGAGCATTGCGCGGTCCTTTATAAGCACGAATTCCCACGGTTGATTGTTGTGGGCACTCGGCGAGAGCCTCCCCGATTCCATGACCTCCATGATGACTTCGTCCGGAACTTCCCCATCGAGGTAACTTCTTACGGAACTAAGCGATCTTACGCACTCGTAAACGTTCATAACCCCTCCACCTGCGAAATTGATTGAAGGTTAGTATACCGGCTTTGACCGTACGGCAGAACAGGGAACGGCACTCCCCAAGAGAGTGTAGCGTCTGCGCCTATGTCCAGACAAGCCTGGATTTCCCCCTGGTCAAGGAAGCAACCTTCTCTTCAAGGCTCGCGGCGACGCCGAGAGGTGCCGTGAAACAGAAGCGGACATCCTCCCCGCACTCAACGCTCGTTATCGTAACGCCCGACTTCTCAAACAGAATCCGTATGGAATTCTCATGCGCGTAGGAAAAAACAA
This genomic window contains:
- a CDS encoding aldo/keto reductase, with protein sequence MNFKKLGNTEVLVPEIGLGTWNYKGGVEPLRAGIKLGASLIDTAEGYYTEDIVGEAVRPFRDEVIIATKVSGRNLAHDSVLRSCEASLEKLGTDCIDLYQIHWPNPLYPIEGTMRALEKLVDRGCVSYVGVSNFSARQMREAQHYFPNYPIVSNQVLYNLRSRNIQKELLPYCLDNDVTVMAYTPLDAGRLCRSRHGSVLSQIAAETGKTEAQVALNWCVCQENVIVIPKADSVARTVENCGASGWRLSPEQLRMLDETF
- a CDS encoding nitroreductase family protein, whose translation is MNVYECVRSLSSVRSYLDGEVPDEVIMEVMESGRLSPSAHNNQPWEFVLIKDRAMLREMGKYCTSGSFIVQVAFAVVLLVDPQSKWHQIDGTRAAQNMVLVAWSHGLGSCWIGRIEKEELKRYLGVPEELDVLTVLPFGYFDKRRVATGKLRKSPDEVFHLDGYGKRISR